A single region of the Scyliorhinus torazame isolate Kashiwa2021f chromosome 30, sScyTor2.1, whole genome shotgun sequence genome encodes:
- the foxb1b gene encoding LOW QUALITY PROTEIN: forkhead box protein B1b (The sequence of the model RefSeq protein was modified relative to this genomic sequence to represent the inferred CDS: inserted 2 bases in 1 codon) — protein MPRPGRNTYSDQKPPYSYISLTAMAIQSAPEKMLPLSEIYKFIMERFPYYRENTQRWQNSLRHNLSFNDCFIKIPRRPDQPGKGSFWALHPNCGDMFENGSFLRRRKRFKVLKADHLSMGKQSEAAHYLQQQAKLRLSALAVSGTHLPQMPSYSMAGSQGSSFKHPFAIENIIAREYKNVMASGLTFSAVQPMHTAYPMHSQLTSVGSSLGSTWSHMYNAMDTAPPLPGDYSPYGLPLKPLGQGGQTLPAIPVPIKAISAILSGSSPALSPTSPXAAHRSPSPGDTLTGSVLQPVTVH, from the exons ATGCCTCGTCCGGGCAGGAACACCTACAGCGATCAGAAGCCGCCTTATTCTTACATCTCCCTGACTGCCATGGCCATCCAGAGCGCCCCGGAGAAGATGCTGCCGCTCAGTGAGATCTACAAATTCATCATGGAACGTTTCCCTTACTACAGAGAGAATACCCAGAGGTGGCAAAACTCCCTGCGCCACAACCTCTCCTTCAACGACTGCTTCATCAAGATTCCCCGGCGGCCCGACCAGCCGGGCAAGGGCAGCTTCTGGGCACTGCACCCTAACTGCGGGGACATGTTCGAGAATGGCAGCTTCCTCAGGCGCCGCAAGCGCTTCAAGGTGCTCAAAGCGGACCACTTATCCATGGGCAAGCAATCCGAGGCTGCCCACTACCTGCAGCAACAAGCCAAGCTCCGGCTCAGCGCCCTGGCAGTGTCTGGCACCCACCTGCCGCAGATGCCCAGCTACAGCATGGCAGGGTCCCAAGGCAGCAGCTTCAAACACCCCTTCGCCATCGAGAACATCATCGCCCGGGAGTACAAGAACGTGATGGCCAGCGGGTTGACCTTCTCGGCCGTTCAGCCCATGCACACCGCCTACCCCATGCACAGCCAGCTGACCTCGGTGGGCAGCAGCTTGGGCAGCACCTGGTCGCACATGTACAACGCCATGGACACGGCCCCCCCGCTCCCAGGCGACTACAGCCCGTACGGGCTCCCCCTCAAGCCCCTGGGGCAAGGCGGGCAGACTCTACCGGCCATCCCGGTGCCCATCAAAGCCATCTCGGCCATCCTGTCGGGCAGCTCGCCGGCGCTCAGCCCGACCTCGCC CGCCGCTCACAGGAGCCCCAGCCCCGGCGACACCCTCACGGGCAGCGTCCTGCAACCGGTCACCGTGCACTGA